One window of the Nocardia huaxiensis genome contains the following:
- a CDS encoding LysR family transcriptional regulator, protein MELRDIEIFLTLAEELHFGRTAERLHVSPARISQAIKKQERTVGAELFERTSRAVKLTLVGEQLRNDLAPVYQNLHQGIARARLAAQGKTDVLKIGMISINAYEMRPFWEAFRARYPQWGLQIRYSNFLEPFTSLRRGEIDGLVAWLPVQEPDLTVGPVLFSEPRILQVSVDHELAQEKWVSWETLGNYSTVTAGDAIPDYWEDECVPGQTPSGRPVDKSVLVTNLDDILTAVSVGDIVNPFGEHAGRFQVRPDITHIPIHDGPLLHWAMVWRSEAEDARIRALADIIRELGPAAL, encoded by the coding sequence GTGGAGTTACGGGATATCGAGATCTTCCTGACGCTCGCGGAGGAACTGCATTTCGGGCGCACGGCCGAACGCCTGCATGTCTCCCCGGCGCGAATCTCGCAGGCGATCAAGAAGCAGGAGCGCACGGTAGGCGCGGAGCTCTTCGAACGCACCAGTCGCGCAGTGAAATTGACGTTGGTCGGCGAACAGCTGCGCAACGACCTCGCCCCGGTCTATCAGAATCTGCATCAGGGCATCGCCCGGGCGCGGTTGGCGGCGCAGGGCAAGACCGATGTCCTGAAGATCGGGATGATCTCGATCAACGCCTACGAGATGCGGCCGTTCTGGGAAGCCTTTCGTGCCCGATATCCCCAGTGGGGCTTGCAAATTCGGTACAGCAACTTCCTGGAGCCGTTCACCTCGCTGCGTCGTGGCGAGATCGACGGCCTGGTCGCCTGGCTGCCGGTGCAGGAGCCCGACCTGACCGTGGGACCGGTGCTGTTCAGCGAACCCCGAATCCTCCAGGTCTCCGTCGATCACGAACTCGCCCAGGAGAAGTGGGTGTCCTGGGAGACACTGGGCAACTACTCGACGGTGACGGCGGGTGACGCCATCCCCGACTACTGGGAGGACGAGTGCGTACCGGGCCAGACCCCGTCCGGCCGTCCCGTCGACAAGAGCGTCCTGGTCACCAATCTCGACGACATCCTCACCGCGGTCAGCGTCGGCGACATCGTGAATCCGTTCGGCGAGCACGCCGGCCGCTTCCAGGTCCGCCCCGACATCACCCACATCCCGATCCACGACGGCCCGCTGCTGCACTGGGCGATGGTCTGGCGCTCCGAGGCCGAGGACGCCCGCATTCGCGCGCTCGCCGACATCATCCGGGAGCTTGGACCGGCGGCGCTGTAG
- a CDS encoding VOC family protein, with protein sequence MNVVASAITLSVTDAAASSKFFCTHLGYREAVTGEDFVCLERDDAGVEIVLVQRNPEYPPAPAPGPTGLRVSFSVTDIARIDQRLRDEGAPLTGSLHRAPDGHWLLELTDPNGVEVHLTQWAPPSGA encoded by the coding sequence ATGAATGTTGTCGCCTCGGCGATCACGCTGAGCGTCACCGACGCCGCGGCGTCCAGCAAGTTCTTCTGCACCCATCTGGGTTATCGCGAGGCCGTGACGGGCGAGGACTTCGTCTGCCTGGAACGCGATGACGCGGGGGTGGAAATCGTTCTGGTGCAGAGGAACCCGGAGTATCCCCCCGCCCCGGCGCCCGGCCCGACCGGATTGCGGGTGTCGTTCAGCGTCACCGATATCGCGCGCATCGATCAGCGGCTCCGTGATGAGGGGGCTCCGCTGACCGGCTCGCTGCACCGCGCACCCGACGGGCACTGGCTGCTCGAACTCACCGACCCCAACGGGGTCGAGGTCCACCTCACGCAATGGGCGCCGCCATCCGGCGCCTGA
- a CDS encoding MFS transporter, giving the protein METKQEAGAGRHPARWWILIVLCLSTLILVIDNMALGVAIPALAEDLEADAQDIQWILDSYMLVFAGLLLTSGSLSDRFGRKRIMMIGLTLFGAASAVATIAGDPVQLIVARIVMGVGAALLMPACLSILLNLFDEDERHKAMSAMGGVNVLGLVGSPIIGGVLIDQFWWGAVFLINIPIVLIALAATVTLVPESKGPWQRPDPVGAVLSALGMTALVWAIIELPKNGLGDSGTLAAFGISAASLIGFLVWESRIDHPMVPLQLFRDRDFAGGSVSLTLVQVGNGGLLLVITQYLQFGLGYSPLKAGMAFVPMAFAALVGSGVGAGLGSKVGNRALVVSGLIVMALGALLLTTLSADSGFGMVAVGLVAMGIGGGLAMPAAIAAIMGAVPTEQAGVGSALNDTIQQAGAALGVAVLGSALTGVFANRMPESAPEAARQSIADALAVAAQAGDSELARSAREAFAAAMSVSFGVSALGILAAGVLAIVMLRGRPDTPAGAHTDGDAVTAVGEGNAAAERMSDLAPAR; this is encoded by the coding sequence GTGGAAACAAAGCAAGAAGCCGGTGCGGGCAGGCATCCCGCACGCTGGTGGATTCTGATCGTGCTCTGCCTGAGCACCCTGATTCTGGTCATCGACAATATGGCGCTCGGCGTCGCGATCCCGGCCCTGGCCGAGGATCTGGAGGCCGACGCGCAGGACATCCAGTGGATCCTGGACTCCTACATGCTGGTGTTCGCGGGACTGCTGCTCACCTCGGGCAGTCTCTCGGATCGGTTCGGGCGCAAGCGCATCATGATGATCGGCCTGACGCTGTTCGGCGCCGCGTCGGCGGTGGCCACGATCGCGGGCGATCCGGTGCAGCTGATCGTCGCACGGATCGTGATGGGAGTCGGTGCGGCCCTGCTCATGCCGGCCTGCCTGTCGATTCTGCTGAACCTCTTCGACGAGGATGAACGACACAAGGCCATGTCCGCCATGGGCGGGGTGAACGTGCTCGGCCTGGTCGGCTCGCCGATCATCGGCGGCGTGCTCATCGACCAGTTCTGGTGGGGCGCGGTCTTTCTCATCAATATTCCGATCGTGCTGATCGCGCTGGCCGCCACCGTGACCTTGGTGCCGGAATCGAAGGGCCCGTGGCAGCGGCCGGATCCGGTGGGTGCGGTGCTGTCGGCGCTGGGTATGACCGCGCTGGTGTGGGCGATCATCGAACTGCCCAAGAACGGGCTGGGCGACTCGGGAACCCTTGCGGCATTCGGGATCTCGGCGGCTAGCCTGATCGGCTTCCTGGTGTGGGAATCGCGCATCGACCATCCGATGGTGCCGCTGCAGCTGTTCCGGGATCGCGACTTCGCCGGCGGCAGCGTCTCGCTCACGCTGGTGCAGGTCGGCAATGGCGGTCTGCTGCTGGTGATCACGCAGTATCTGCAGTTCGGGCTGGGCTACTCGCCGCTGAAAGCGGGAATGGCGTTCGTGCCCATGGCTTTCGCGGCACTGGTGGGCAGTGGCGTGGGCGCGGGACTGGGCTCGAAGGTCGGCAACCGGGCGCTGGTGGTGTCGGGCCTGATCGTGATGGCGCTCGGCGCGCTGCTGCTCACCACACTGTCGGCCGACAGCGGATTCGGCATGGTGGCCGTGGGCCTGGTGGCCATGGGCATCGGCGGCGGGCTGGCCATGCCGGCGGCGATCGCGGCCATCATGGGCGCGGTGCCGACCGAGCAGGCGGGCGTGGGGTCGGCGCTCAACGACACCATTCAGCAGGCGGGTGCGGCGCTCGGCGTCGCCGTGCTCGGCAGCGCGCTGACCGGCGTCTTCGCCAACCGGATGCCGGAATCGGCGCCGGAGGCGGCACGGCAGTCGATCGCCGACGCGCTCGCGGTGGCGGCACAGGCCGGTGACAGCGAGCTGGCGCGCTCGGCGCGGGAAGCCTTCGCGGCAGCCATGTCGGTGAGCTTCGGCGTCAGCGCGCTGGGCATTCTGGCCGCCGGCGTGCTCGCCATCGTGATGCTGCGCGGACGGCCGGATACACCGGCGGGTGCGCATACCGACGGCGACGCGGTGACGGCTGTGGGCGAGGGCAACGCAGCCGCGGAGCGCATGTCCGACCTCGCCCCTGCCAGGTAG
- a CDS encoding MMPL family transporter — protein MFALLGRIAVRHPWKVIAAWLIAAVAVVLCAPTLTPTTDQSEFLPSHYESVQAMELQRQGFADDSTPAALIVVARADEAALSAADSAAVTALAAELSGRNIKGVTGIQATPASENRLVQVIAVQMVKVTDPTDKTQSDAVTALRDALHERVDGTGLKAGITGTAAQVLDQTESGEKAMAIIGAATVALILVLLLIIFRSPVIALLPIVTIAAISPTVGGLIGMVNEAFDLKADSSVSSLLTVVLFGVGTDYILFLMFRYRERLRAGEDPKTAMISAVARVGEAITSAAGAVIIAFMALALSSLGMFRSLGPALAIAVAVTLLAGLTLVPAMVSLLGTKVFWPSKAWQREPKGAVFAALGGALGRKPGLFAVASGAVLVALSIAALGFHPTFDMSSGSTSDSAESAVYGKELLKGMPAGATQPSLVYLRGDAPLSPAQLDTYRSALAAVPGVGQVGAPRLSSASDIAEYQVTLAALPESDDALATVRGPLRETAHAAAPAGTQAYVGGMTSVFVDFKAAMNRDYAIVFPVAAVLIALVLAVLLRSVVAPWYLMASVGLGFAATLGATVLVFQKLQGNSGLMFSLPVIMYMFVVALGTDYNILMVARLREESAEGHAPREAAALAVRHTGPAVAAAGIILAGTFASMLLAGNTVMSQMGFAISLGIGISAFVMAMFFTPAVTALIGRRAWWPSRTGTAGRNDESVWQAREYDYSGSNR, from the coding sequence ATGTTCGCGCTACTCGGGCGGATCGCGGTCCGCCATCCATGGAAGGTGATCGCCGCGTGGCTGATCGCCGCCGTGGCCGTGGTGCTCTGTGCACCCACCCTCACCCCGACCACCGACCAATCCGAGTTCCTGCCTTCACATTACGAATCGGTGCAGGCCATGGAACTGCAACGGCAGGGCTTCGCCGACGATTCGACCCCGGCCGCGCTCATCGTGGTGGCGCGGGCCGACGAGGCCGCGCTCAGCGCCGCGGACTCGGCCGCGGTGACCGCACTGGCCGCCGAGCTGTCCGGCCGGAACATCAAGGGCGTCACCGGGATTCAGGCCACTCCGGCGTCGGAGAACCGGCTCGTCCAGGTGATCGCGGTGCAGATGGTCAAGGTCACCGACCCGACCGACAAGACGCAGAGCGACGCGGTGACCGCCTTGCGGGACGCACTGCACGAGCGGGTGGACGGCACCGGCCTGAAGGCCGGTATCACCGGTACCGCGGCGCAGGTGCTGGACCAGACCGAATCCGGTGAGAAGGCCATGGCCATCATCGGCGCGGCCACCGTCGCGCTGATCCTGGTGCTGCTGCTGATCATCTTCCGCAGCCCGGTCATCGCGCTGCTGCCGATCGTGACCATCGCCGCCATCTCCCCCACCGTGGGCGGGCTCATCGGCATGGTGAACGAGGCGTTCGATCTGAAGGCCGACAGCTCGGTCAGTTCGCTGCTGACGGTCGTACTGTTCGGCGTCGGAACCGATTACATCCTGTTCCTGATGTTCCGGTATCGGGAGCGGCTGCGCGCCGGGGAGGACCCGAAGACCGCCATGATCAGTGCGGTCGCCCGGGTCGGCGAGGCCATCACCTCGGCGGCCGGTGCGGTCATCATCGCGTTCATGGCGCTGGCGCTGTCCAGCCTCGGCATGTTCCGTTCGCTCGGCCCGGCGCTGGCCATTGCCGTGGCGGTCACTCTGCTCGCGGGACTGACGCTGGTTCCGGCCATGGTCTCGCTGTTGGGCACCAAGGTTTTCTGGCCGTCCAAGGCGTGGCAGCGCGAGCCCAAGGGCGCGGTGTTCGCGGCGCTCGGCGGTGCGCTGGGCCGCAAGCCGGGGCTGTTCGCCGTCGCGTCGGGTGCGGTGCTGGTGGCGCTCAGCATTGCGGCGCTGGGGTTTCATCCGACCTTCGACATGAGCTCGGGATCCACCTCCGACTCGGCCGAATCCGCTGTGTACGGCAAGGAATTGCTGAAGGGCATGCCGGCGGGCGCCACCCAGCCGTCGCTGGTCTATCTGCGCGGTGACGCGCCCCTGAGCCCCGCCCAGCTCGACACCTACCGGAGCGCGCTGGCCGCGGTGCCGGGCGTCGGACAGGTGGGCGCGCCGCGACTGTCGAGCGCGTCGGACATTGCCGAATATCAGGTGACGCTCGCGGCGCTGCCGGAATCCGATGATGCGCTCGCGACCGTCCGCGGGCCGCTGCGGGAGACCGCGCACGCCGCCGCACCGGCGGGCACCCAAGCCTATGTCGGCGGCATGACCTCGGTGTTCGTCGATTTCAAGGCGGCGATGAATCGGGATTACGCCATTGTCTTCCCGGTGGCGGCCGTGCTCATCGCGCTCGTGCTGGCGGTCCTGCTGCGCAGTGTGGTCGCACCGTGGTACCTGATGGCCTCGGTGGGTCTCGGATTCGCGGCCACCCTCGGTGCGACGGTGCTGGTTTTCCAGAAACTGCAGGGCAATTCGGGTCTGATGTTCTCGCTGCCGGTGATCATGTACATGTTCGTGGTGGCCCTGGGCACCGACTACAACATCCTGATGGTGGCCCGGCTGCGCGAGGAATCGGCCGAGGGGCACGCGCCTCGGGAAGCCGCGGCGCTGGCCGTGCGGCACACCGGTCCGGCCGTTGCGGCGGCGGGCATCATCCTGGCGGGCACCTTCGCCTCGATGCTGCTGGCGGGCAATACGGTGATGTCGCAGATGGGCTTCGCCATCTCGCTGGGTATCGGGATCTCCGCCTTCGTCATGGCCATGTTCTTCACCCCCGCCGTGACGGCGCTCATCGGCCGCCGCGCCTGGTGGCCGAGCCGCACCGGGACGGCCGGGCGGAACGACGAATCCGTGTGGCAGGCGCGTGAATACGACTACTCCGGCAGTAACCGGTAG
- a CDS encoding DUF1697 domain-containing protein — MNRYAAFIRGIMPTNPNMRNEKLRAVFEGLGFEQVASLLTSGNIVFHSEETDTAALESRIQQALHAELGIPGGTLVRSREQLRAMVDADPFPGLTHCRETYLTVTFVREAPAQLPELPSGGIESAVELVGYDQGAGAVLSVIDNSDPGTPSFMAWLEKVYGKDITTRTFLTVQKTLKKLNS, encoded by the coding sequence ATGAATCGCTATGCCGCCTTCATCCGCGGGATCATGCCGACCAACCCGAATATGCGTAACGAGAAGTTGCGGGCAGTATTCGAGGGGCTGGGATTCGAGCAGGTGGCTTCGCTGTTGACCAGTGGCAATATCGTCTTCCATAGCGAGGAAACCGACACCGCCGCATTGGAATCGCGTATTCAACAGGCGCTGCATGCGGAACTGGGTATCCCCGGCGGGACGCTGGTCCGGAGCCGGGAGCAGTTGCGGGCCATGGTGGATGCGGATCCGTTCCCCGGGCTGACACACTGCCGGGAAACGTATCTGACCGTCACCTTCGTGCGGGAAGCGCCCGCGCAGCTGCCCGAATTGCCCTCGGGTGGTATCGAATCCGCGGTGGAGCTGGTCGGCTACGACCAGGGTGCGGGCGCGGTGCTCTCGGTCATCGACAACAGTGATCCCGGTACGCCGAGCTTCATGGCGTGGCTGGAGAAGGTGTACGGCAAGGACATCACCACGCGGACTTTCCTGACCGTCCAGAAAACTCTGAAAAAGCTGAATTCCTGA
- a CDS encoding vWA domain-containing protein yields MTTSLAKGQNSPLPGTELRVAVRAASTVDLSALLVTAAGKVRSDADFIFFNQPRGAGVLLEDAGALAFSLAQVPADIDAVRTVLTLDGDTFGRHAPPVAAVTDERGNPLYEYVIEGLSSESVVIALEFYRRGTDWKVRAVGQGYAGGFADLVTDHGVRVDDSPAEAAPAAGEPVIRSVAGEQQLPPEHRATLDMRKREVAKVLLTKGADTVRARVVLVIDKTGSMQRLYQDKVVHRVVQRMVPVAIQLDEDGVLEPYLYARSFLRLPDVTVERVEQWCATHLHLTGTHAGLDHNAIGQSNAEIPIMQEIISTLRPEAGPTLVLFFTDGGFSEKQKIARLMGQAAALPAFWQFIGLGKAKFGVLRNLDELEGRLVDNAGFFAVDDIDELSDAELYTRLLGEFPSWVRAARAAGVLR; encoded by the coding sequence ATGACGACATCGCTTGCCAAGGGGCAGAATTCGCCGCTTCCCGGGACCGAGCTGCGGGTCGCCGTCCGTGCCGCGAGCACGGTCGATCTGTCGGCGCTGCTGGTGACCGCCGCCGGCAAGGTGCGCTCGGACGCGGATTTCATCTTCTTCAATCAGCCGCGAGGTGCGGGCGTGCTGCTGGAAGACGCTGGGGCGCTGGCCTTCTCCCTGGCGCAGGTGCCCGCCGATATCGATGCCGTGCGCACCGTGCTCACCCTGGACGGCGATACGTTCGGCCGTCATGCACCGCCGGTGGCCGCGGTCACCGATGAGCGGGGAAACCCGTTGTACGAGTACGTGATCGAGGGGTTGAGCAGCGAGTCGGTGGTCATCGCGCTGGAGTTCTACCGGCGCGGGACGGACTGGAAGGTGCGCGCGGTCGGCCAGGGGTATGCGGGCGGTTTCGCGGATCTGGTCACCGATCATGGTGTGCGCGTGGACGATTCTCCGGCCGAGGCAGCGCCCGCCGCCGGGGAGCCGGTGATCCGCTCGGTGGCGGGGGAGCAGCAGTTGCCGCCCGAGCATCGCGCCACGCTCGATATGCGCAAGCGTGAGGTCGCGAAGGTTCTGCTCACCAAGGGCGCCGACACCGTGCGCGCCCGCGTGGTGCTGGTGATCGACAAGACCGGCAGCATGCAGCGGCTCTACCAGGACAAGGTCGTGCACCGGGTGGTGCAGCGCATGGTCCCGGTCGCCATCCAGCTCGACGAGGACGGCGTGCTCGAGCCCTACCTGTACGCGAGATCCTTTCTGCGCCTGCCCGATGTCACCGTCGAGCGGGTCGAGCAGTGGTGTGCCACCCACCTGCATCTGACCGGCACGCACGCCGGGCTCGACCACAATGCCATCGGGCAGTCGAATGCCGAGATCCCGATCATGCAGGAGATCATCTCGACCCTGCGTCCCGAGGCCGGGCCCACGCTGGTGCTGTTCTTCACCGATGGCGGCTTCTCGGAGAAGCAGAAGATCGCGCGGCTCATGGGTCAGGCCGCCGCGCTGCCTGCCTTCTGGCAGTTCATCGGCTTGGGGAAGGCCAAGTTCGGGGTGCTGCGCAATCTGGATGAGCTGGAGGGCCGGCTGGTCGACAATGCGGGTTTCTTCGCCGTCGACGATATCGACGAGCTGTCCGACGCCGAGCTGTACACGCGGCTGCTCGGGGAATTCCCGTCCTGGGTGCGAGCCGCCCGCGCGGCCGGAGTGCTGCGCTGA
- a CDS encoding acyltransferase: protein MTSMWGAPLRSRWAGSRRRDPEQARFLTVASLKWVLANRAYTPWYLVRYYRLWKFKMANPHIVLRGMVFLGRNVEIHATPELARMEIGRWVHIGDGNALRCHEGSLRIGDKVVFGKDNVVNTYIDIEIGESTLVADWCYICDFDHVTDDINMPIKDQGIVKSPVRIGPDTWIAAKVTVLRSTLVGRGCVLGAHAVVKGEIPDYSIAVGAPAKVVKNRKDAWDAAADKRAEYLAALEDIERKKNGAVAS, encoded by the coding sequence GTGACGAGCATGTGGGGCGCACCGCTGCGCTCGCGTTGGGCGGGGTCGCGTCGCCGGGATCCGGAGCAGGCGCGCTTTCTGACCGTGGCCTCCCTGAAATGGGTGCTCGCCAATCGCGCCTATACGCCCTGGTATCTGGTGCGCTATTACCGGTTGTGGAAGTTCAAGATGGCCAACCCGCACATCGTGCTGCGCGGCATGGTCTTCCTCGGCCGCAATGTGGAGATCCACGCCACGCCGGAATTGGCGCGCATGGAGATCGGCCGCTGGGTGCACATCGGCGACGGCAACGCGCTGCGCTGCCACGAGGGTTCGCTGCGCATCGGCGACAAGGTGGTGTTCGGCAAGGACAATGTGGTCAACACCTACATCGATATCGAGATCGGTGAGTCCACGCTGGTCGCCGACTGGTGCTACATCTGCGACTTCGACCATGTCACCGACGACATCAATATGCCGATCAAGGATCAGGGCATCGTGAAGTCGCCGGTGCGCATCGGCCCCGACACCTGGATCGCCGCCAAGGTGACCGTGCTGCGCTCCACGCTCGTCGGCCGCGGGTGTGTGCTGGGCGCGCATGCGGTGGTGAAGGGTGAGATCCCGGATTACAGCATTGCCGTGGGCGCACCCGCCAAGGTCGTGAAGAACCGCAAGGACGCCTGGGATGCCGCCGCCGACAAGCGCGCCGAATATCTTGCCGCGCTGGAAGATATCGAGCGCAAGAAGAACGGTGCGGTGGCTTCCTGA
- a CDS encoding PQQ-binding-like beta-propeller repeat protein, with translation MRIGRRQTGSDEQRPRSGASAPERRTPAWATGGALAAAAAGLLTLTACGSTTVDDIKVGPGKGWPAAFHDARNSGASPVTGSRNLTLSWARPIGGPVGAPVVIGADGQLFVTTRTPTCALFSFQMETGRKRFCNPMGPGGNSSAASAVDAGAAVDGSANIYVGDDGGVYSFNALGQPRWRTPVAGVPVSVQFTGDGNVLSVTQFGQVDVLSRQTGDREVSTLQLLGEPDFLKFPNLNRPPDGTGLEDCATGGPLCSVANVSAVDGKSGRFFVTVWQPGQAAASLEAMRYDGKEIHREWSAEILNGGSGASPALSADGSTVYVGDNENRLIAVDTTDGHTKWVQNLGFPVRGGVSIADGLLIPSGDDGHLMALRDKGDHAEIAWERKDLNLRGRPVQTAGGTGYTVAPIGDGLTLVTFDTTTGDTVDSDQLPDAQGSTIGTSIGAEGEVVVATRIGELFVFKPEK, from the coding sequence GTGCGAATCGGCAGGCGGCAGACCGGAAGTGACGAGCAGCGACCGCGCAGCGGTGCATCCGCACCCGAACGCCGCACGCCCGCATGGGCGACAGGCGGTGCGCTGGCAGCGGCCGCGGCGGGCTTGCTGACCCTCACCGCCTGCGGCAGCACCACTGTCGACGACATCAAGGTCGGACCCGGCAAGGGCTGGCCGGCCGCCTTCCACGACGCCCGCAACAGCGGGGCCAGCCCGGTCACCGGCTCCCGCAACCTGACGCTGAGCTGGGCGCGGCCCATCGGCGGACCGGTCGGCGCGCCCGTGGTGATCGGTGCGGACGGGCAGCTGTTCGTCACCACCCGCACACCCACCTGCGCGCTGTTCTCCTTCCAGATGGAGACCGGCCGCAAGCGGTTCTGCAATCCCATGGGACCCGGCGGCAATTCCAGCGCGGCCAGCGCCGTCGATGCGGGCGCGGCGGTGGACGGTTCGGCCAACATCTATGTGGGCGACGACGGCGGCGTGTACTCCTTCAACGCGCTCGGGCAGCCGCGCTGGCGCACGCCCGTCGCCGGGGTGCCGGTGTCGGTGCAGTTCACCGGGGACGGGAATGTGCTGTCGGTGACCCAGTTCGGGCAGGTGGACGTGCTCAGCCGGCAGACCGGCGACCGCGAGGTGTCCACCCTGCAACTGCTGGGGGAACCCGATTTCCTGAAGTTCCCGAACCTGAACCGGCCGCCGGACGGCACCGGCCTCGAGGACTGCGCGACGGGCGGGCCGCTGTGCTCGGTCGCGAACGTGTCCGCGGTGGACGGGAAGTCGGGGCGGTTCTTCGTCACCGTGTGGCAGCCGGGCCAGGCCGCGGCATCGCTGGAGGCGATGCGCTACGACGGCAAGGAGATCCATCGCGAGTGGAGCGCGGAGATCCTCAATGGCGGCAGCGGCGCCAGCCCGGCGCTGTCCGCGGACGGGTCCACGGTGTACGTGGGCGACAACGAGAATCGGCTGATCGCGGTCGACACCACCGACGGGCACACCAAATGGGTGCAGAATCTCGGCTTCCCGGTGCGCGGGGGCGTCTCGATCGCGGACGGGCTGCTCATTCCATCCGGGGACGACGGGCATCTGATGGCGCTTCGCGACAAGGGCGATCATGCCGAGATCGCCTGGGAGCGCAAGGATCTCAACCTGCGCGGGCGGCCGGTGCAGACGGCGGGCGGCACCGGGTACACGGTCGCGCCGATCGGCGACGGGCTCACGCTGGTCACCTTCGACACCACAACCGGTGACACGGTGGACTCCGATCAGCTACCGGATGCGCAGGGCAGCACCATCGGGACCTCCATCGGGGCCGAGGGTGAGGTCGTGGTGGCGACGCGCATCGGCGAACTGTTCGTGTTCAAGCCCGAGAAGTAG
- a CDS encoding TetR/AcrR family transcriptional regulator — protein sequence MSTERRGGRTRSPEAHDAVLTAAAELLEEQGYRDLTIEKIAARSGVAKSTIYRWWRSRPELVMEAYARAVAQRMPEPDTGSVAGDLTEFVQRLYSVVDHPVRVRSLRGMMADAQLDPDFREAFRGWVETRRAVVAELLRRGLDRGELDAGLDVDYAVDLVFGPFWYRLLAGHAPLAPAEAADHVDRLIAGLGTCR from the coding sequence ATGTCAACCGAGCGCCGCGGCGGCCGCACCCGCAGTCCCGAAGCCCACGACGCCGTCCTCACCGCGGCCGCGGAGCTGTTGGAGGAGCAGGGGTATCGCGATCTGACCATCGAGAAGATCGCCGCGCGTTCGGGTGTCGCCAAGAGCACCATCTACCGGTGGTGGCGCTCGCGGCCCGAGCTGGTCATGGAGGCGTACGCGCGGGCGGTCGCGCAGCGCATGCCGGAACCCGACACCGGTTCCGTCGCAGGCGATCTCACCGAATTCGTGCAGCGGCTCTACAGCGTCGTCGACCACCCGGTGCGGGTGCGCTCACTGCGCGGCATGATGGCCGACGCACAACTCGACCCGGACTTCCGCGAGGCATTCCGGGGCTGGGTCGAGACGCGCCGCGCGGTGGTGGCCGAGTTGCTGCGGCGCGGCCTGGACCGCGGCGAACTCGACGCGGGCCTCGACGTGGACTACGCCGTGGACCTGGTGTTCGGTCCGTTCTGGTATCGCCTGCTCGCCGGTCACGCGCCGCTGGCTCCGGCCGAGGCCGCCGATCATGTCGACCGTTTGATCGCGGGCCTCGGCACCTGTCGCTGA
- a CDS encoding RBBP9/YdeN family alpha/beta hydrolase — protein MSTVVISHEYASSPDQAWYEHLAATLDAHDVRTPQMPDPEAPQPEPWLRAVAEQITDPADTVLVGHSLGGVNLLRLLQRHEGEPFAGVVLVAAMAHEVGYDQLAAFFEDGFDWARIRNAAKQFRVLAAIDDPVLTPDPLDHVRLFTTHLGAKSIVTADGIHFSRHQNRRELREAIDLVTELLP, from the coding sequence ATGAGCACCGTCGTCATCTCGCACGAATACGCCAGCAGCCCCGACCAGGCCTGGTACGAACACCTCGCCGCCACCCTCGACGCCCACGACGTGCGCACCCCGCAGATGCCCGATCCCGAAGCGCCGCAACCCGAACCGTGGCTGCGCGCCGTCGCCGAGCAGATCACCGACCCCGCCGACACCGTCCTGGTCGGCCACAGCCTCGGCGGCGTCAACCTGCTCCGCCTGCTCCAGCGCCACGAGGGCGAACCGTTCGCCGGCGTCGTACTGGTCGCCGCCATGGCGCACGAGGTGGGCTACGACCAGCTGGCCGCCTTCTTCGAGGATGGCTTCGACTGGGCCCGAATCCGCAATGCCGCCAAGCAGTTCCGCGTCCTGGCGGCCATCGACGACCCGGTCCTCACCCCCGATCCCCTGGACCACGTCCGCCTGTTCACCACCCACCTCGGCGCGAAGTCCATCGTCACCGCCGATGGCATCCACTTCAGCCGCCACCAGAATCGACGTGAGCTCCGGGAGGCCATCGACCTGGTGACCGAGCTGCTGCCCTGA